The Legionella sp. PATHC032 genome has a window encoding:
- a CDS encoding arginine deiminase-related protein → MTCKGSTVLMVPPEGFCFNYETSTSNSFQSFMSIKDISTKALAEFTAMVLQLEKEEINVLTLSQRQDLPDAVFPNNWFSTHIDTRGNNILIIYPLLAKNRQAEVNIKGLIAVLNQAQFEVNEIIDLRNDKNEILEGTGSLVLDRENHRLYASLSPRTSLNLVNKVADILGYTPIVFNSVDRQNKPIYHTNVIMSLGKCYAIICLDSINDVRQKAILSESFKKTGKTMIDISWNQVQHMCGNVLELYNKKGESLLILSEQAKRHFTHEQLRIIQQYSRLISTDIPTIEAIGGGSARCMMAEIFY, encoded by the coding sequence ATGACTTGTAAAGGATCTACGGTATTAATGGTTCCACCGGAAGGATTTTGCTTTAATTATGAAACATCAACCAGCAACTCTTTCCAATCATTCATGTCTATCAAAGACATAAGCACTAAGGCGCTAGCAGAATTTACTGCTATGGTGTTACAACTGGAAAAAGAAGAGATAAACGTATTAACCCTCTCGCAAAGACAGGATTTACCGGATGCCGTCTTTCCCAATAACTGGTTTTCAACACATATCGATACAAGAGGGAATAATATCCTGATTATTTATCCATTATTAGCTAAAAACAGGCAAGCAGAAGTCAATATCAAAGGATTAATTGCAGTACTGAACCAAGCTCAATTTGAAGTTAATGAAATAATTGACTTAAGAAATGATAAGAATGAAATCCTTGAAGGAACTGGCAGCCTGGTTTTAGATAGAGAAAACCACCGTCTTTATGCGTCTTTATCCCCGAGAACTTCTCTGAATCTGGTAAACAAAGTCGCGGATATCCTGGGATACACTCCTATTGTATTTAATAGTGTCGATAGGCAGAACAAACCCATCTATCATACCAATGTCATAATGAGTCTAGGCAAATGCTACGCGATTATTTGCTTAGACTCTATTAATGATGTGCGACAAAAAGCAATACTCTCAGAAAGTTTCAAAAAAACAGGCAAAACAATGATTGATATTAGTTGGAATCAAGTACAGCATATGTGTGGTAATGTTTTGGAACTTTATAACAAGAAAGGTGAGAGTCTTTTAATTTTGTCCGAGCAAGCTAAACGACACTTTACTCATGAGCAGCTAAGAATCATCCAACAATACTCCAGATTAATATCAACGGATATCCCTACAATAGAGGCCATCGGAGGTGGAAGCGCACGATGCATGATGGCTGAAATTTTTTATTAA